The region taataatattttatatatttatattaatataacataaaatataatacattaatactTTCTCAATTGTATCTATAGGGGTAACAGTAAGGAGAGAtcaaaaaattctaaatctCCAATAATAAACGATGTGAGTTGTTAATTCTTATCCATTAGAAACAGAGAAATCAtcatgtataatttattgaaatgTTGGAAAAGGGCAACCTGAGccacaaaaatatatagaacTTGGAAGTCTAATCTGAAACAactttaatatatttgattCTTACTTTTAAGATCAATTTTTGtagagaaattaaataatattatcataaaaataaattgagtcAAAACTTGCTAATAAAATAACCAGAAATGATAGATTATTTATCCCCTCTCAAAGTTGAATTGACTACACTTACTGACTTTTTTCATAGGCATTattatttgaacaagttttcttttcttgttgtttccttcccccaaacataattatttcattttaactATTAGTCTCTCTCTTGAGCTTCCTCTATAAAAGGAACCCTTTTCTGTTGAGCTGCATGCCAACTCAAAGTTAAAAAgacagacatatatatacatatagagagagaggcagaCAGAGATGATTATGGAGAAGCAAGCCATTGATGCAGAGGCAATGCAATTGTTGCAAGGCCAAGCAGAGATATGGCAACAGATGCTGAGCTTTGCGGACTCTATGGCACTCAAATCTGCTGTGGAGCTCCGCGTAGCTGACATCATTCACTCTCACGGCTGCCCAATCAGCCTATCCCAAATCGCCGCCGGCATCGACGTTCCTTCCCCGGATATCATTAGCCTGGGCCGCATCATGAGATTTCTGGTCCGGAAAAAGATCTTCACTGCCATCAACGGCGGCGGAGAAACCCTCTACGGGCTGACCCCCGCCTCTAAATTGCTGGTGCGTGATGCTGAGGTGAGCTTGGCGCCGATCGTACTGATGGAGAGCGACCCCAGGGCAATGGCCCCTTGGCATTGTTTTAGCAGGTGCGTGCGAGAAGGGGGGACTGCGTTCGAAAAGGCTCACGGCCAAGAGATATGGGAGTATGGTTTTAACAACCCAGATTTCAGCAAGGTCTTCAACGCTGCAATGGGATGTACGGCCAAGGTCACCACTACAGCCATGGTGGCTGCTTACAGAGATGGGTTCCGTTCCATTGGGTCACTGGTGGACGTGGGAGGCGGGATTGGAACATCCATATCCGAGGTCACCAAGGCCTATCCACACATCAAAGCTATCAACTTTGATTTGCCGCATGTGGTGGCCACAGCGCCCGAGTACCCAGGAGTTTCCCATGTTGGGGGCGACATGTTCAAGTCTGTTCCTGAGGCTGATGCAATTTTCATGAAggtaaaagaaagaaatacatgcACGACATTAATtccttattaattatataatccAACTTGTGTGGAACTAATGGATGGATGCATGCATGCTTGCAGGCGATCTTGCACGATTGGAGCGACGAAGACTGCGTGAAGATCCTGCAGAACTGCCGTAAGGCGATACCGGAGAAGACAGGAAAGGTGATCCTAGTGGAAGTGGTTCTGAAGCCAGAAGGTGAAAGCTTGTTTGACAACACAGGGTTTGTGTTGGATCTGATAATGCTTGCTCACACCTCCGGCGGCAAGGAGAGGACAGAGGCTGAATGGAAGCAAGTGCTGGAGAAGGGAGGCTTCCCACGTTATAACATCATACGAATCCCAGCTCTGCCCTGCATCATCGAGGCCTATCCAAACTAAATTAATATCTATCTCTTTCAACCCTCTTAATCATTTGTTTAGCTTAATTAATGTCCAGTCGCTGTTTGTTTTTGTCAACCCAACTTTCTAGTAACCAAGCAAAGtgaataaatatgaacataagaATGTTCATAAAGTATTTTTGTTAGATTCAAATgcttcacaatatatatattaaatgtacaTATCATATAAAACACTGACatcaataaaaaagaagaataccTCTCAACTCCAAAACAACAATGAAAATCTTGATTGCAATGGCAAGCACAAATGTTCTATACCAGACCAGATCTTCCTCTTCTATTCGGCTATTATGTCTTAACCTTTTGttaattgaaagaaaatagtGTAATAGATCAatcaaagagaagagaagacctAGCCATATATATAGAGAGCCAATAGGGTTTTGTGACGGATAAAAACCCTATTGGGCCTACACTTATTccacaaatcatatatatacaaataagcCTAACCCCATTAAGGTGCACCAAGCCCAATGTTcaattatgatcacatataatttatttgggcCTCCAGGTATTGTTA is a window of Diospyros lotus cultivar Yz01 chromosome 10, ASM1463336v1, whole genome shotgun sequence DNA encoding:
- the LOC127812337 gene encoding (R,S)-reticuline 7-O-methyltransferase-like, producing the protein MIMEKQAIDAEAMQLLQGQAEIWQQMLSFADSMALKSAVELRVADIIHSHGCPISLSQIAAGIDVPSPDIISLGRIMRFLVRKKIFTAINGGGETLYGLTPASKLLVRDAEVSLAPIVLMESDPRAMAPWHCFSRCVREGGTAFEKAHGQEIWEYGFNNPDFSKVFNAAMGCTAKVTTTAMVAAYRDGFRSIGSLVDVGGGIGTSISEVTKAYPHIKAINFDLPHVVATAPEYPGVSHVGGDMFKSVPEADAIFMKAILHDWSDEDCVKILQNCRKAIPEKTGKVILVEVVLKPEGESLFDNTGFVLDLIMLAHTSGGKERTEAEWKQVLEKGGFPRYNIIRIPALPCIIEAYPN